A window of the Mangifera indica cultivar Alphonso unplaced genomic scaffold, CATAS_Mindica_2.1 Un_0105, whole genome shotgun sequence genome harbors these coding sequences:
- the LOC123207796 gene encoding UDP-glycosyltransferase 74B1-like encodes MEKQKGHVLVLTYPAQSHINPLLQFAKRLASKGLKATLATTHCTVKSICATTVGVEPISDGFDEGGSKQAPSVEAYLESFRAVGSKTLAEVILKYQNSDSPVNCIVYDSMLPWVLEVARQFGIYGAAVFTVSASVCSMFWQINQGLLTLPMKQENFPLLLPGLPSLEFCDMPSFLAQPSRNPASLVAILEGISKLNENDWVFCNSFEELESELVKTMLGHWPFVLIGPMVPSAYLDKQIEGDTAYGANLWKPTSVESMRWLDTKPENSVIYVSFGSMVNIVTAQVEEIARGLKASNRPFVWVAKENENKLPVDFVKSLGETGCILTWCNQLEVLAHPAVGCFITHCGWNSTLEGLSLGVPMVAMPQCCDQPTNSKFLVDVWKVGVRGKKDEEGIVKGEELKRCIEIVMDGERSVEIKSNASKWREFAKKAVSVGGSSDRNIDEFVMKIMKGQRKINV; translated from the exons ATGGAGAAGCAAAAAGGTCATGTTCTTGTGCTTACATATCCTGCCCAAAGCCACATAAATCCTCTCCTTCAGTTTGCTAAACGCCTGGCCTCCAAGGGACTAAAGGCCACTCTAGCCACCACCCATTGCACTGTCAAGTCGATCTGTGCAACCACAGTTGGCGTCGAGCCCATCTCAGATGGCTTCGATGAAGGCGGTTCCAAGCAAGCTCCAAGTGTAGAAGCCTACTTGGAGTCTTTCAGAGCAGTTGGTTCAAAAACTTTGGCAGAGGTCATACTCAAGTACCAAAACTCAGACTCGCCTGTTAACTGTATTGTGTATGATTCAATGCTGCCTTGGGTTCTTGAAGTAGCTAGACAGTTTGGCATTTATGGAGCTGCAGTATTCACCGTTTCAGCTTCTGTTTGTTCTATGTTTTGGCAAATAAATCAAGGGCTTTTGACTTTGCCTATGAAGCAAGAAAATTTTCCCTTATTGTTGCCTGGCCTGCCTTCACTGGAATTCTGTGACATGCCAAGTTTTCTTGCACAGCCTTCCAGAAATCCTGCTTCTTTGGTAGCGATTTTAGAGGGAATTTccaaattgaatgaaaatgattggGTGTTCTGCAACTCCTTCGAGGAGCTGGAAAGTGAG CTAGTGAAGACGATGTTGGGACACTGGCCATTTGTGTTGATCGGTCCAATGGTGCCATCAGCCTACCTGGACAAACAGATTGAGGGAGATACAGCTTATGGAGCTAATCTTTGGAAACCAACAAGTGTGGAGAGCATGAGATGGCTAGACACCAAGCCAGAAAATTCAGTGATATATGTGTCATTTGGAAGCATGGTAAATATTGTGACGGCACAAGTTGAGGAAATTGCGCGGGGCTTGAAAGCAAGCAACAGGCCTTTTGTATGGGTTGCAAAGGAGAATGAGAACAAGTTGCCGGTTGACTTTGTGAAGTCACTTGGTGAGACAGGGTGCATTTTGACATGGTGCAACCAGCTTGAGGTGCTAGCTCACCCTGCCGTGGGTTGCTTCATAACACACTGTGGATGGAACTCGACCTTGGAGGGGCTCAGCCTGGGTGTGCCAATGGTGGCAATGCCGCAGTGTTGTGACCAGCCAACTAATTCTAAGTTTCTGGTGGATGTGTGGAAGGTAGGAGTGAGAGGTAAGAAGGATGAAGAGGGGATTGTTAAAGGGGAAGAGCTAAAGAGGTGCATAGAGATAGTCATGGACGGAGAAAGAAGTGTAGAAATTAAGAGCAATGCATCCAAGTGGAGAGAGTTTGCTAAGAAAGCTGTCAGTGTTGGTGGTAGCTCAGATAGGAATATTGATGAATTTGTCATGAAGATAATGAAAGGACAGCGAAAGATAAACGTTTGA
- the LOC123207804 gene encoding calmodulin-binding protein 60 A-like codes for MSQKRQQEDGKAKAAEGNNPEDKRRKVFTFESVVQDVMKIRSVQRLLEPAFEPLIRRVVKEEVESALKKYLVGLKWTSGKEMHTPESRSLQLKFVNNLSLPVFTGARIDADDSNVKVALIDTFTGQIVSSGLESSARVEIVVLEGDFDGDEADNWTAEEFKNNIVREREGKKPLLTGDQYFTLKEGIGLVGEISFTDNSSWTRSRRFRLGARVVDNSDGNRIREAKTESFTVRDHRGELYKKHHPPSLSDEVWRLEKIGKDGAFHKRLTREKILTVKDFLTSLILDPARLRQILGTGMSARMWEVTLDHARTCILDKSTFLYSPPGSQQKSGVVFNVVGQVMGLLSECQYVPIDRLSETQKAEAQNLVLTAYKHWEEVTSFEDEASLMGSPSQLTNAFCTSSSPMTGNSNESKTLASQKMGGFDYPQLNAPSPDIIPSIYPVGSVTGLDDYGLHSIENMGLRYDQTLNYPGQVSNALICDTESITHSFCDEDHLRFLDTDHQAQSMSLESQADLQSAVDGFLLRRSTICKAQTRWTKLFSVLKFFYIRRVVAKRTTLSRCANGL; via the exons ATGTCCCAGAAGAGGCAACAAGAGGATGGAAAGGCCAAAGCAGCAGAAGGGAATAATCCAGAGGACAAGCGGAGGAAAGTTTTTACTTTCGAAAG TGTGGTTCAGGATGTTATGAAGATACGCTCTGTCCAGCGTTTACTGGAGCCAGCTTTTGAGCCCCTCATTCGCAGGGTG GTAAAAGAGGAAGTTGAATCGgctctaaaaaaatatttggtcGGCCTCAAATG GACTAGCGGAAAAGAGATGCATACTCCTGAATCAAGAAGCTTACAACTGAAGTTTGTAAATAATCTTTCTCTTCCTGTGTTCACCGGGGCTCGAATTGATGCAGATGATTCTAACGTAAAAGTAGCTCTTATTGATACTTTTACTGGGCAAATTGTTTCCTCTGGTCTCGAATCCTCTGCCAGGGTGGAAATTGTAGTTCTTGAGGGTGACTTTGATGGTGATGAGGCTGACAATTGGACAGCTGAAGAATTTAAGAATAACattgtgagagagagagaaggaaagAAACCTCTTCTTACAGGAGATCAATATTTTACTCTCAAGGAGGGAATTGGTTTGGTGGGTGAAATTTCATTTACAGATAATTCAAGCTGGACCAGGAGCCGGAGGTTCAGACTGGGGGCAAGAGTAGTGGATAACTCAGATGGAAATAGAATAAGGGAAGCAAAGACAGAATCCTTCACTGTTAGGGATCACCGAGGGGAAT TATACAAGAAGCACCACCCACCTTCCCTGTCTGACGAAGTATGGAGATTGGAAAAGATTGGCAAAGATGGAGCTTTCCACAAGCGTTTGACTCGAGAAAAAATCCTGACCGTCAAGGATTTCTTGACCTCACTCATATTAGACCCTGCAAGGCTTCGACAA ATCCTTGGCACTGGTATGTCTGCTAGGATGTGGGAAGTTACCTTGGACCATGCTCGGACATGTATACTTGATAAGAGCACATTCTTGTATAGCCCACCTGGTTCTCAACAGAAATCTGGTGTGGTCTTTAATGTTGTGGGGCAAGTGATGGGATTACTTTCAGAATGCCAGTATGTTCCCATTGATAGGCTGTCTGAAACCCAAAAG GCTGAAGCTCAAAACCTGGTACTTACTGCATATAAACATTGGGAAGAAGTTACATCTTTTGAGGATGAAGCCTCTCTCATGGGTTCCCCGTCGCAATTAACTAATGCTTTTTGCACATCAAGCTCTCCCATGACTGGCAATTCTAATGAGAGCAAGACTTTGGCTTCTCAGAAGATGGGCGGATTTGACTATCCACAACTGAATGCCCCTTCCCCTGATATTATACCATCCATTTATCCTGTTGGGAGTGTGACTGGCTTGGATGATTATGGCTTACACAGTATAGAAAATATGGGTCTCAGATATGACCAGACATTGAATTATCCGGGCCAAGTCAGCAACGCCCTGATCTGTGACACAGAGTCCATCACTCATTCTTTCTGCGATGAAGATCATCTGCGCTTCCTTGATACGGATCATCAGGCTCAGAGTATGAGTTTGGAATCACAGGCTGATCTACAAAGTGCAGTTGATGGCTTCCTCTTAAGACGTTCTACCATTTGTAAAGCTCAGACGAGATGGACAAAGCTGTTCAGTGTGCtgaaatttttctatataagGAGAGTTGTGGCCAAAAGAACAACTCTTTCAAGATGTGCCAATGGGTTGTGA
- the LOC123207799 gene encoding uncharacterized protein At5g50100, chloroplastic-like: protein MALKGAQALACIARERSPFLSSTTHHLNLRLHHYPSFTPQSYRQAGTLNQIRAIQGTTADPLTANKEQQKEESPEPENWKIKMLYDGDCPLCMREVNMLRERNKQYGTIKFVDIGSDEYSPEENRGLDYKTVMGRIHAILSDGTVVTDVEAFRRLYEQVGLGWVYAITKYEPIATIADAVYGVWAKYRLQITGRPPLEEILEGRRKSKGKVCGDSDACKM from the exons ATGGCTTTGAAAGGAGCTCAAGCCCTTGCTTGTATTGCAAGAGAAAGAAGCCCATTTCTTTCTTCAACGACTCACCATCTTAATCTCAGATTACATCACTATCCTTCATTTACACCACAATCCTATCGCCAAGCTG GAACCCTAAATCAGATTCGTGCCATCCAGGGGACAACTGCGGATCCTTTAACGGCCAATaaagaacaacaaaaagaagaatCGCCCGAGCCTGAGAATTGGAAGATCAAAATGCTTTATGATGGAGACTGCCCTCTGTGCATGCGTGAG GTTAACATGCTGAGAGAGAGGAACAAGCAATATGGGACTATAAAGTTTGTTGACATAGGCTCAGATGAATACTCTCCTGAGGAAAATCGAGGCCTAGACTACAAAACT gTTATGGGAAGAATTCATGCAATTCTTTCTGATGGAACTGTAGTTACAGATGTGGAA GCATTTAGAAGATTATATGAACAGGTTGGTCTTGGATGGGTTTATGCAATAACTAAATATGAACCT ATTGCTACAATAGCTGATGCTGTTTATGGTGTTTGGGCTAAATATCGTCTTCAGATTACTG GTCGACCTCCCTTAGAAGAGATTTTGGAAGGACGCAGGAAGAGCAAG GGTAAAGTATGTGGGGACAGTGATGCTTGTAAGATGTGA
- the LOC123207798 gene encoding UDP-glycosyltransferase 74B1-like, translating into MEKQTGHVLVLTYPAQGHINPLLQFAKRLASKGLKATLATTHYTVKSIRITSVGVEPISDGFDEGGFKQAPSVEAYLESFRTVGSKTLAEIILKYQNSDSPISCIVYDSMLPWVLEVARQFGIYGAVLLTVSASVCSMFWQINQGLLTLPMKQENLPLLLPGLPSLEFCDIPSFLAQPGSNRAYLAAILEKFSRLNENDWVFCNSFQELESELVKTMLGHWPLVLIGPMVPSAYLDQQIEGDSAYGANLWKPTSVESMRWLDTKPENSVIYVSFGSMADIAAAQVEEIARGLKASNRPFVWVAKENENKLPVDFVKSLGDKGCILTWCNQLEVLAHPAVGCFITHCGWNSTLEGLSLGVPMVAVPQWSDQPTNTKFVEDVWKVGVRAKKDEEGIVKGEELKRCIEIVMDGERSVEIKSNASKWREFAKKAVSDGGSSDRNIDEFVMKMMEG; encoded by the exons ATGGAGAAGCAAACAGGTCATGTTCTTGTGCTTACTTATCctgcccaaggccatataaatcCTCTCCTTCAGTTTGCTAAACGCCTGGCCTCCAAGGGACTTAAGGCCACTCTAGCCACCACCCATTACACTGTCAAGTCAATCCGTATAACCTCAGTTGGCGTCGAGCCCATCTCCGATGGCTTCGATGAAGGCGGTTTCAAGCAAGCTCCGAGTGTAGAAGCCTACTTGGAGTCTTTCAGAACAGTTGGTTCAAAAACTTTGGCAGAGATCATACTCAAGTACCAAAACTCAGACTCGCCTATAAGCTGTATTGTCTATGATTCAATGCTGCCTTGGGTTCTTGAAGTAGCTAGACAGTTTGGCATTTATGGTGCTGTACTATTGACTGTTTCAGCTTCTGTTTGTTCTATGTTTTGGCAAATAAATCAAGGGCTTTTGACTTTGCCCATGAAGCAAGAAAATTTGCCCTTATTGTTGCCGGGCCTGCCTTCACTGGAATTCTGTGACATTCCAAGTTTTCTTGCACAGCCTGGCAGTAATCGTGCTTATTTGGCAGCGATTTTAGAGAAATTTTCTagattgaatgaaaatgattggGTGTTCTGCAACTCCTTTCAGGAACTGGAAAGTGAG CTAGTGAAGACGATGTTGGGACACTGGCCATTGGTGTTGATCGGTCCAATGGTGCCATCAGCCTACCTGGACCAACAGATTGAGGGAGATTCAGCTTATGGAGCTAATCTTTGGAAACCAACTAGTGTAGAGAGCATGAGATGGCTAGACACCAAGCCAGAAAATTCAGTGATATATGTGTCATTTGGAAGCATGGCAGATATTGCGGCTGCACAGGTTGAGGAAATTGCGCGGGGCTTGAAAGCTAGCAACAGGCCTTTCGTATGGGTTGCAAAGGAGAATGAGAACAAGTTGCCGGTTGACTTTGTGAAGTCACTTGGTGACAAAGGTTGCATTTTGACATGGTGCAACCAGCTTGAGGTGCTAGCTCACCCTGCCGTGGGCTGCTTCATAACACACTGTGGATGGAACTCAACTTTGGAGGGGCTGAGCCTGGGTGTGCCAATGGTGGCAGTGCCACAGTGGAGTGACCAGCCAACTAATACTAAGTTTGTGGAGGATGTGTGGAAGGTAGGAGTGAGAGCTAAGAAGGATGAAGAGGGGATTGTTAAAGGGGAAGAGCTAAAGAGGTGTATAGAGATAGTCATGGACGGAGAAAGAAGTGTAGAAATTAAGAGCAATGCATCCAAGTGGAGAGAGTTTGCTAAGAAAGCCGTCAGCGATGGTGGTAGCTCAGATAGGAATATTGATGAATTTGTAATGAAGATGATGGAAGGATAG
- the LOC123207792 gene encoding succinate dehydrogenase subunit 7B, mitochondrial-like, protein MAFLSNKSSIAAALRSHFQKTEDPVSLSRRRLHVEPGAREKALLAEDPILKKYKSNKDGARRVKRLGDVLTIVVAAGCCYEIYVRAVMREEARKQTGTGN, encoded by the exons ATGGCGTTCTTATCTAACAAGAGCTCAATAGCTGCGGCCTTACGATCTCATTTCCAG AAGACGGAAGATCCGGTTTCTCTGTCGCGTCGTAGGTTGCACGTTGAACCAGGGGCTCGTGAGAAAGCC CTGCTGGCGGAAGACCCAATTCTCAAGAAATACAAATCGAATAAAGATGGTGCTCGACGGGTGAAAAGACTTGGGGATGTTCTCACAATTGTTGTTGCAGCAG GATGTTGCTATGAAATTTATGTCAGAGCAGTTATGCGAGAAGAAGCTCGGAAACAGACAGGGACTGGCAACTGA